In Clostridium ljungdahlii DSM 13528, the genomic window AGAGAAGGAGAGGAATAATTTTGAAAATAAGTGATTTTAACAAGGATAGGGAACTACAATTTTATGTTGATGAATCAGGCAAGGAACAATCCAAAATAGTAGAACCAACAGCACTAGAAGGTAAAATTAAATTTCATGCTTTAAATAAGGAGATACTGAATAAAGTAAGTGCTGCAATTAATAGAAAAGCAATTGAATATGATGAGTTGACTTATAAGGTAATTCCCATAATTACAAATGTAGAAATGGATATATCACTTCAGGATTTTAAAGCATTATTAAGTTTGCCACCAAATAATTTATTTATAAATTTTATTGACCAGATTAATAATGAATTTATAAATTTAGTCCAGAGGGTAAATAAATTTAAGCAAGATATAAGTAAGGTAAATGATGAAATTAATAAAAGTATCGAGAGTCTTCCAAAAGAATTAAAAGATAAGGTTGAGGAAGCAAAACTTACAGATGAAGAAAAATTAGCAAAAATAGAACAATTATATTCTGAAGAAAAGGACACCAAAAAGAAACATGACTTATTATTAGAATTAGCTAAATTACAATCAATCCTAGATAGAAAAAAGAATAATGAAGGAGAAATGTAATATGGCAAAATATAATGGTGTATATAGTTTTGAAGGAGATAAAGCAATTTTTATTGATAACAATGATAATGAGTTAGAGATTAAAACTAAGCATATAAATGGAGAAGATTTAATTTCTTTGAATGAAGCTGAAAAATTAGCAAGGTGGGCTATAAAGAATGGCAATTTAAAAGGATACGATTTACTAGAAAAGGTTAATATAGCAAGAATCAGATATTGTAAATAATAAAAATTTAAAATAAATAAGGGCTTGATATAAAAACTTGTATAAGGGTTTATATCAAAGAACTTGAAAGGATGGATAATAATATGGATTTTAAAGAATTAGGTTTATCAGATGAACAATCTGCAAAAATAACAGAATATGTTACAGGAGAGGTTTCAAAAGCTAAAGAAGGATTTAAGGACTATGTATCTCAAGAAGACTTAAATAAAAGTATTCAATCTGAAACTGATAAAGTAAGAACTGAGTATAGTAAGAAATTAAAGGATGCTACAGACGAATTGAATAAGTACAAGCCAGTAGAGAAATCTGATGGTGAAATTGAAATGGAAAAACGTCTTAAAGTGTTGGAAGACAAGGAAAAAGAAGTTGCTCAGAAAGAGAAGGTTATGAATATTTCCAATAAATTAGAAGAGAGGGGGCTACCAAAACAACTAAGCAAATATTTAGTAGGTGCAGAGGATTTAGAAACTTCTATGGCAGAAATAAAAGAATTATTC contains:
- a CDS encoding capsid assembly scaffolding protein Gp46 family protein, whose product is MDFKELGLSDEQSAKITEYVTGEVSKAKEGFKDYVSQEDLNKSIQSETDKVRTEYSKKLKDATDELNKYKPVEKSDGEIEMEKRLKVLEDKEKEVAQKEKVMNISNKLEERGLPKQLSKYLVGAEDLETSMAEIKELFNNAQIQNGFKPDSHKSKEDSITKEQFQKMGLMDRMNLFKTNQELYEKLSK